Proteins encoded by one window of Cannabis sativa cultivar Pink pepper isolate KNU-18-1 chromosome 4, ASM2916894v1, whole genome shotgun sequence:
- the LOC115712844 gene encoding 110 kDa U5 small nuclear ribonucleoprotein component CLO — protein MDDSLYDEFGNYIGPEIESDLESDRDDDEDLPDSRPGEDAAASDGEDAAAASNGWLTASNDIDMDNQIVLAEDKKYYPTAEEVYGEDVETLVMDEDDQPLEQPIIKPVRNIKFEVGVKDSSTYVSTQFLVGLMSNPTLVRNVALVGHLQHGKTVFMDMLIEQTHHMSTFDSHSEKHTRYTDTRIDEQERRISIKAVPMTLVLEDSNSKSYLCNIMDTPGHVNFSDEMTAALRLADSAVLIVDAAEGVMVNTERAIRHAIQDRLPIVVVINKVDRLITELKLPPRDAYFKLRHTLEVINNLISSASSTAGDVQIIDPTAGNVCFASATAGWSFTLQSFAKLYVKLHGIPFDADKLASRLWGDFYYHPDTRAFKRKPPSGGERSFVQFVLEPLYKIYSQVIGEHKKSVEATLAELGVTLSNAAYKLNVRPLLRLACSSVFGSASGFTDMLVRHTPSPREAATRKVDHIYTGPKDSLIYKAMKECDPLGPLMVNVTKLYPKSDCSVFDVFGRVYSGTVQTGQTVRVLGEGYSPDDEEDMTVKEVTKLWVYQARDRIPIAEAPPGSWVLIEGVDASIMKTATICSEYYDEDVYIFRPLQFNTLPVVKTATEPLNPSELPKMVEGLRKISKSYPLAITKVEESGEHTILGTGELYLDSIMKDLRELYSEVEVKVADPVVSFCETVVESSSMKCFAETPNKKNKITMIAEPLERGLAEDIENSVVSLDWPRKDIGNFFQTRYEWDVLAARSIWAFGPDKQGPNILLDDTLSTEVDKGLLNAVKDSIVQGFQWGAREGPLCDEPIRNVKFKIVDAKIAPESLHRGSGQIIPTARRVAYSSFLMATPRLMEPVYYVEIQTPIDCVSAIYTVLSRRRGHVTSDVPQPGTPSYIVKAFLPVIESFGFETDLRYHTQGQAFCVSVFDHWAIVPGDPLDKSIVLRPLEPAPIQHLAREFMVKTRRRKGMSEDVSINKFFDEAMMVELAQQAADLHLQMI, from the exons ATGGATGATAGTCTCTATGATGAGTTCGGGAACTATATAGGACCTGAGATTGAGTCTGACCTAGAGAGTGATAGGGATGATGATGAAGATCTTCCAGATAGTAGGCCTGGGGAAGATGCTGCGGCATCAGATGGTGAAGATGCTGCTGCTGCTTCCAATGGGTGGTTGACTGCCTCCAATGATATTGATATGGATAATCAAATTGTCCTTGCTGAGGACAAGAAGTACTATCCTACTGCAGAGGAGGTTTATGGTGAAGATGTTGAGACATTGGTTATGGATGAGGACGACCAACCTCTCGAACAACCAATTATCAAACCTGTCAGAAATATCAAATTTGAAGTTGGGGTGAAGGATTCTTCAACTTATGTGTCGACACAATTCCTTGTTGGTCTAATGTCGAACCCAACTCTTGTACGAAATGTAGCACTTGTTGGGCATTTGCAGCATGGGAAGACAGTCTTCATGGATATGTTGATTGAGCAAACTCACCATATGTCAACGTTTGATTCACATAGTGAGAAACATACGAGATACACTGATACAAGAATTGATGAGCAAGAGAGAAGGATATCAATCAAAGCAGTTCCAATGACCCTTGTTCTCGAGGATAGCAATTCTAAATCCTACCTCTGTAATATCATGGACACCCCTGGTCATGTCAATTTCTCTGATGAAATGACTGCTGCCTTGAGACTTGCTGATAGTGCTGTCTTGATTGTGGATGCTGCAGAAGGAGTCATG GTAAATACAGAGAGGGCTATCCGTCATGCAATCCAAGACCGCTTGCCTATTGTAGTTGTAATTAACAAg GTTGACAGGTTGATTACAGAACTTAAACTTCCTCCAAGAGATGCTTATTTTAAGTTAAGGCATACTCTAGAAGTAATCAATAACCTCATATCTTCTGCGTCGTCCACCGCTGGTGATGTCCAAATCATTGATCCTACTGCCGGAAATGTTTGCTTCGCTAGTGCTACTGCTGGATGGTCATTCACTTTACAGTCGTTTGCTAAATTATATGTGAAACTCCATGGAATCCCTTTTGATGCTGATAAGCTTGCTAGTCGCCTTTGGGGAGATTTTTACTATCATCCAGATACGAGGGCTTTCAAGAGAAAACCTCCAAGTGGGGGAGAAAGATCTTTTGTTCAGTTTGTGCTCGAACCCCTTTATAAGATATACAGTCAGGTGATTGGAGAGCATAAAAAGAGTGTCGAGGCAACTCTTGCCGAGCTTGGTGTAACTCTTAGCAATGCAGCTTACAAATTAAATGTTAGACCTTTGTTGAGACTGGCATGTAGCTCAGTTTTTGGTTCAGCCTCGGGTTTCACCGACATGCTGGTCCGTCACACTCCTTCACCTAGGGAGGCTGCAACTAGAAAGGTTGATCATATATATACTGGACCGAAAGACTCTTTAATCTACAAGGCTATGAAAGAGTGTGATCCTCTTGGTCCTTTAATGGTAAACGTGACAAAACTATATCCCAAGTCCGACTGTAGTGTATTTGATGTTTTTGGTAGGGTTTATAGTGGCACAGTTCAGACTGGGCAAACTGTTCGTGTATTAGGTGAGGGCTATTCACCAGATGATGAAGAAGACATGACAGTTAAAGAAGTGACAAAATTGTGGGTTTATCAAGCTCGAGATAGGATACCTATAGCTGAGGCTCCTCCTGGTTCTTGGGTTCTCATTGAAGGAGTGGATGCTTCAATCATGAAAACTGCTACTATTTGCAGTGAGTATTATGACGAAGATGTATACATCTTTCGACCTTTGCAATTCAATACCCTTCCGGTAGTGAAAACGGCGACCGAGCCATTGAACCCTAGTGAATTGCCAAAGATGGTCGAGGGTCTTAGGAAAATCAGCAAGAGCTATCCTCTTGCCATTACTAAAGTTGAGGAATCTGGAGAACACACAATTTTGGGTACAGGTGAACTGTACTTGGATTCTATTATGAAGGATCTAAGAGAACTCTATTCTGAAGTTGAAGTCAAG GTGGCAGATCCTGTTGTGTCATTCTGTGAAACAGTGGTGGAGTCTTCATCTATGAAATGTTTTGCTGAAACACCCaacaaaaagaataaaattacCATG ATTGCAGAACCACTGGAGAGGGGACTTGCAGAGGACATAGAGAACAGTGTTGTAAGCCTTGATTGGCCTCGGAAAGATATTGGTAACTTTTTTCAGACAAGATATGAATGGGATGTGCTTGCTGCACGGTCCATATGGGCATTTGGTCCTGATAAGCAG GGGCCTAATATCCTGTTGGATGATACACTTTCAACTGAAGTCGACAAGGGCTTGCTAAATGCGGTCAAAGATTCCATAGTACAAGG ATTTCAGTGGGGTGCTCGTGAAGGACCTCTCTGCGATGAGCCAATTAGAAATGTAAAGTTCAAGATTGTTGATGCAAAAATTGCCCCTGAGTCATTGCATCGGGGATCTGGTCAGATCATTCCCACAGCTCGACGTGTTGCTTATTCATCTTTTCTTATGGCAACCCCCCGACTTATGGAACCTGTATATTATGTGGAG ATTCAAACGCCAATTGACTGTGTCTCTGCAATTTACACGGTCTTATCTCGAAGGCGTGGGCATGTTACATCTGATGTTCCTCAACCAGGAACCCCATCTTATATTGTCAAG GCATTTTTACCTGTGATAGAATCATTTGGTTTTGAGACGGACTTAAGATATCATACCCAAGGACAAGCATTCTGCGTATCGGTTTTTGATCACTGGGCTATAGTTCCTGGGGATCCCCTTGACAAGAGTATTGTCCTGAGGCCACTTGAACCTGCTCCTATCCAGCACCTTGCTCGTGAATTTATGGTGAAGACAAGGCGTCGAAAG GGAATGAGTGAGGACGTGAGCATCAACAAATTCTTTGACGAGGCAATGATGGTGGAGCTGGCTCAGCAGGCAGCTGATCTACACCTGCAAATGATATGA